The DNA sequence TGACTGGGCGGTTATTCTTCCCACCGCCGGCGTCATCGTCGCCGTCGTTTTGTGGGGCCTGTTGAGCCCCGACAGCTTTGCCAATTTTGCCTCCTCCGCCCTGAGCCTGGTGGTGAACAACCTCGGGTGGGCCTTCGTGCTGTTTGGCACCGTCTTCGTGGCGTTCATGATCATCATCGCCGCGAGCAAGTTCGGCCAAATCAAACTGGGGGCCAGCGACGAGGCACCAGAATTCCGCACCGTCTCCTGGATCGCCATGATGTTCGCTGCCGGCATGGGCATTGGCCTCATGTTCTACGGCGCGACCGAACCGCTGACCTTCTACCGCGATGGCGTCCCGGGTCGCTCCGAGCACGAGGTCGGGGCCGCCATGGCCTCCTCGTTGTTCCACTGGACCCTCCACCCCTGGGCGATCTACGCCGTCGTGGGCCTGGCGATTGCCTACTCCACCTTCCGGCTCGGCCGCCCGCAGCTGATCTCCTCGGCCTTCGTGCCGCTGCTGGGTGAAAAGGGTGCCCGCGGATTCTGGGGCAAGCTCGTGGACATCCTGGCGATCATCGCCACCGTCTTCGGCACCGCCACCTCCTTGGGTGTGGGAGCGCTGCAGATCCGCGCGGGACTGTCCGCCTCGGGGATTATTGATGATCCGGGCACCTGGACCATCATCGGCATCATCCTCGTGCTCACCCTGGCGTTCATTGTCTCCGCGCTCTCGGGCGTGGGCAAGGGCATCCAGTACCTGTCCAACACCAACATGGTGATCGCGGCCATTCTGGCCATCTTCATCTTCATCATGGGCCCGACCGTCGCCGTGCTCAACCTCATGCCGACCTCCATGGCCAGCTACTTCTCCCAGTTCTTCGAGATGGCCGGCCGCACCGGAGTCTCCGCAGACGGCACCGCCGGCGAATGGCTTAACTCCTGGACCATCTTCTACTGGGCCTGGTGGATCTCCTGGTCACCCTTCGTGGGCATGTTCCTCGCACGCATCTCCCGCGGTCGCACCATCCGTGAATTCACCATCGGCGTCCTCGTCGTTCCCTCGCTGGTCTCCGTCGTGTGGTTCTCCATCCTCGGCGGCACCGCCATCACCTTCGAGCAGGAAGGCCGCTCCATCTGGGGCGACGGCTCCGCCCCGTCCCAGCTGTTCAATCTGCTCCACCAGCTGCCCGGCGGCACCATCATGGGTGTCGTGGCCATGATCTTGCTGGGCACCTTCTTCGTCACCTCCGCGGACTCCGCCTCCA is a window from the Corynebacterium testudinoris genome containing:
- a CDS encoding BCCT family transporter; the protein is MTNPEQAEPSTATEQLASMMSDAELIGGHLDETSDAVDRHEEDDKPSFDWAVILPTAGVIVAVVLWGLLSPDSFANFASSALSLVVNNLGWAFVLFGTVFVAFMIIIAASKFGQIKLGASDEAPEFRTVSWIAMMFAAGMGIGLMFYGATEPLTFYRDGVPGRSEHEVGAAMASSLFHWTLHPWAIYAVVGLAIAYSTFRLGRPQLISSAFVPLLGEKGARGFWGKLVDILAIIATVFGTATSLGVGALQIRAGLSASGIIDDPGTWTIIGIILVLTLAFIVSALSGVGKGIQYLSNTNMVIAAILAIFIFIMGPTVAVLNLMPTSMASYFSQFFEMAGRTGVSADGTAGEWLNSWTIFYWAWWISWSPFVGMFLARISRGRTIREFTIGVLVVPSLVSVVWFSILGGTAITFEQEGRSIWGDGSAPSQLFNLLHQLPGGTIMGVVAMILLGTFFVTSADSASTVMGTLSQHGRSNATPWVSALWGILTAAIGMVMLTSSEDSLGNLQSITIIAASPFLLVIIGLMVALVKDLRNDVIYLDYRSQQEFAARLARERRVHQEHQRAARNKARRQQRMAKINKRDPMK